The following nucleotide sequence is from Dehalococcoidia bacterium.
GACGTTTCTCGACTCGCCGCAGTATCGCGCACAGATCACCGACCAGCTCGGCCCGCCGGCAACCGGGCCGGGAGAGACGCCCGCGGCCGTCCCGCGCGCCCTGCCGGCCAAGGCGGCGCTGAAGCCGATCGGCCCACTGCGCCAGTTCAGCGTGCTTAGCCGTCGTTACGCGAACACGATCGTCAACGACCCCAAATACCTGCTCGTCCTGGTCTTGCAGGCGCCGATCATCGCGCTGCTGCTCTGGGCGCTGTTTCAGCCCGACATCTACAAGCCGCAGAGCGATGTGGTGGTGATCGCGGTGAAGGGCGGCAACGCGCAGGTGGCATCGCGCGATCTGCGCAGCGGTGAGATCGTGAACGTCCCGCCGGGTGCGCAGTTGGTTGCGCTCTCCGGTCCGGGCTGCACCAGCGTCAGTTCGCCCACGACGCTGCCGGCAGATTGCCAGCTCGCCGGCGGCAACGGCAACAACCGCGCACTCAAGGGCGCACAGCTCGCCTTCATCCTCGCCGCCGTCGCCGTCTGGCTCGGCACGCTGAACGCGATCCGCGAGATCGCGAAGGAGCACGCGATCTACCGGCGCGAACGGCTGGTCAACCTGCGCATCGGGCCGTACGTGGGCTCAAAGTTCTTCGTGTTGTCGCTGCTGATGGCCGTGCAGAGCCTGTTGTTGCTCGGCGTCGCCGCGGCGCACATCGACTTCCCCGGCCACGTCGACCACTGGTTGGTTACCCTGCCGCACGCGGTCGGCAGCGTGCGCGCCGTCAATCTCCCGTATCCCGCCGGGCCGATCGACGGCGTGTTCCTCTCGCTGCTGCTGGGCGGCATCGCCTCGGTCGCCGTCGCGCTGGCCGTCTCTGCCGCGGTGTCGAACGCCGACCGCGCAATCGTCGCGGCGCCCTTGCTGATGGTGCCGCAGATCCTCTTTGCGGGCGGGCTCACGCCGGTGCAGGATCTGGGGCCGGCACAGCCGCTGGCGGCGCTTGTGGCGACGCGCTGGACGCACGAAGCGATCGGGCGCGTCACGCATGTGCTCTCCGTGGCCGCGGTGCCGGAGACCTTCCCGTACGCCGACGCCCTGGACGGCGACGCGGCCGGCCGCTGGCTGATTCTCGCCTGCTTCGTCGTGGTGGGGCTGCTCGC
It contains:
- a CDS encoding ATP-binding cassette domain-containing protein produces the protein MLKLPFRRPSRPHTHADAAPSTEGIGLEARDLCTEIGRGQVILHDVSLIAEPGELVAIVGISGAGKTTLLGALSGVRPASRGTVTVNGLPLYENFRLLRTHVGYVPQDDIIHTRLSVERALRYAAELRLPAGTKRKQRKRRVAELIEELGLQEQRKKMIHDLSGGQRKRVNIAVELLTRPPLLFLDEPTAGLDPATESRLMDLLRGLANQDRTILIVTHATRNIAICDRVLFLAGGGRMAFFGSPDAALSYFNAADFEEVYVKLSDERTSEEWEQTFLDSPQYRAQITDQLGPPATGPGETPAAVPRALPAKAALKPIGPLRQFSVLSRRYANTIVNDPKYLLVLVLQAPIIALLLWALFQPDIYKPQSDVVVIAVKGGNAQVASRDLRSGEIVNVPPGAQLVALSGPGCTSVSSPTTLPADCQLAGGNGNNRALKGAQLAFILAAVAVWLGTLNAIREIAKEHAIYRRERLVNLRIGPYVGSKFFVLSLLMAVQSLLLLGVAAAHIDFPGHVDHWLVTLPHAVGSVRAVNLPYPAGPIDGVFLSLLLGGIASVAVALAVSAAVSNADRAIVAAPLLMVPQILFAGGLTPVQDLGPAQPLAALVATRWTHEAIGRVTHVLSVAAVPETFPYADALDGDAAGRWLILACFVVVGLLAAMVLQRLKDRR